A stretch of Methanobacterium sp. Maddingley MBC34 DNA encodes these proteins:
- a CDS encoding flavoprotein, HI0933 family (PFAM: HI0933-like protein~TIGRFAM: flavoprotein, HI0933 family), with protein MKIYDIAVVGAGPAGCMAAIRGAQLGQKVILLEKNDKIGRKLLLTGSGRCNLTNTASLDTFLEKFGRRGSFYRSVFSEFSNHDLMNFFKKHHLELKEEENGRIFPVTEKAESVVNVLKDVLAEYKVKIVYNYRMKHLHKMSNIFKLSSTENEMITAHNVILATGGVTYGFTGSTGDGYAACELLGHHITELKPGCVPLRVREKWVHQLKGVTLEDVGLRIGYGGKRISLPDGNLLLTHFGISGPVIIDMSQMIVDTMDKHGDLKLYIDFKPDINQEALGAQLMEDFQNNSKKTLKNYLKYHLPNSTIEPVLKTVSLDPHKKLNQITKKDRLILQEILKAIPITITGHLPMDKAMLTCGGVSKKEINPQTMESKLVNGLYFAGEMISGCAPSGGYNLQQAFSTGFSAGSSAAGNSFSP; from the coding sequence ATGAAAATATATGACATAGCTGTGGTTGGAGCCGGGCCTGCAGGTTGCATGGCGGCAATTAGAGGGGCTCAACTTGGTCAAAAGGTAATCCTCCTTGAAAAAAATGATAAAATTGGCCGTAAGCTCCTTTTAACCGGTAGTGGCCGATGTAACCTTACTAACACTGCCTCACTTGACACGTTCTTGGAAAAATTTGGTAGGAGAGGTTCATTTTACAGGAGTGTTTTCAGTGAATTTTCCAACCATGATCTCATGAATTTTTTCAAAAAGCACCACCTGGAATTGAAAGAAGAAGAAAACGGACGTATTTTTCCAGTTACAGAAAAAGCAGAATCTGTGGTAAATGTTTTAAAAGATGTTTTAGCTGAATACAAGGTGAAAATTGTCTATAACTATCGTATGAAACATCTTCATAAGATGTCAAATATTTTCAAGCTGTCTTCAACGGAAAATGAGATGATTACTGCACATAATGTTATCCTGGCCACTGGTGGGGTGACCTATGGATTTACCGGCTCTACAGGTGATGGTTATGCTGCTTGTGAATTACTGGGACATCATATTACCGAACTCAAACCAGGATGTGTTCCACTGAGGGTTCGTGAAAAATGGGTTCACCAATTGAAGGGGGTTACTCTGGAGGATGTGGGGCTCAGAATAGGGTATGGTGGAAAAAGAATATCTTTACCCGATGGAAACCTTCTTCTAACACATTTTGGTATTTCAGGACCAGTTATTATTGATATGAGTCAGATGATTGTTGATACCATGGATAAACATGGTGATCTGAAGCTTTACATTGATTTCAAACCAGATATCAATCAGGAGGCCCTGGGTGCCCAGTTGATGGAAGACTTCCAGAATAACAGTAAAAAGACATTGAAAAACTATTTAAAGTACCATCTTCCCAACAGCACCATTGAACCTGTTTTAAAGACTGTATCACTTGATCCTCACAAGAAGTTAAACCAGATCACCAAAAAAGACAGATTGATTTTACAGGAAATATTAAAAGCCATCCCAATAACAATTACTGGACATCTTCCCATGGATAAAGCCATGCTGACCTGTGGTGGTGTATCTAAAAAGGAAATCAATCCTCAAACTATGGAATCAAAGTTAGTAAATGGATTGTACTTTGCAGGAGAAATGATTTCAGGATGCGCCCCCAGCGGAGGTTATAACCTGCAACAGGCGTTTTCAACGGGTTTTAGTGCAGGAAGTAGTGCTGCGGGTAATTCATTTTCACCATAA
- a CDS encoding aspartyl-tRNA synthetase, archaeal type (PFAM: tRNA synthetases class II (D, K and N); OB-fold nucleic acid binding domain~TIGRFAM: aspartyl-tRNA synthetase, archaeal type) codes for MTDSLGDWKRTHYSQELDEDMDTESVTLMGWVHEIRDLGGIIFVLLRDRNGITQITAPSKKISPELLAEIRKFKKESVIAVKGTVQGSPKAPGGVEIIPTEVKVLNESKQPLPLDPTEKVRAEIDTRLDSRYLDLRKHSISAIFKIKSVMLHSVRVYLEEKGFMEVNTPKLVGSATEGGTELFPITYFEREAFLGQSPQLYKQMMMATGLDKVYEIAPIFRAEEHDTMRHLNEVISIDAEISFANQEDAMNLLEKLVHNAIKEVKENCQAELEDLGVELEVPELPFPRLEYDEVVDIVNSKGVPLRHGEDLSRAAEKALGEVMEGYYFITNWPSEIKPFYVLPHEDAPEKSYAFDLMYRDLEISSGATRVHQHDLLVEQIKSKGLNPDSFQRYLAAFEYGMPPHAGWGLGAERFTMCITGMKNIRETVLFPRDRRRLTP; via the coding sequence TTGACAGATTCATTAGGAGACTGGAAAAGAACACATTATTCACAGGAACTAGACGAAGATATGGACACTGAATCAGTGACACTCATGGGCTGGGTTCATGAAATCCGTGACCTCGGAGGTATCATATTCGTACTCTTACGTGACCGGAACGGGATCACCCAGATCACCGCTCCCAGTAAAAAGATATCACCGGAGTTACTGGCAGAAATCAGAAAGTTCAAAAAGGAATCTGTAATTGCAGTTAAAGGAACTGTACAGGGATCACCCAAAGCCCCTGGCGGTGTAGAGATCATACCCACCGAAGTAAAGGTTTTAAACGAATCCAAACAGCCCCTACCTCTGGATCCAACCGAAAAGGTGCGGGCTGAAATTGACACCAGACTGGACTCCAGGTACCTGGATCTTCGAAAACACAGTATCAGTGCCATATTCAAAATAAAAAGTGTAATGCTGCACTCGGTCAGGGTTTACCTTGAAGAAAAAGGTTTCATGGAAGTTAACACCCCTAAACTGGTAGGATCAGCCACCGAAGGTGGTACAGAACTGTTCCCAATCACCTACTTTGAAAGGGAAGCCTTCCTGGGCCAGAGCCCCCAGCTTTACAAACAGATGATGATGGCCACAGGACTGGACAAGGTTTATGAAATCGCACCAATCTTCCGGGCTGAGGAACACGACACCATGCGTCACCTCAACGAGGTTATCTCCATCGATGCAGAAATTTCATTTGCCAACCAGGAAGATGCAATGAACCTTCTGGAAAAACTGGTGCACAATGCCATTAAAGAGGTAAAAGAAAACTGCCAGGCAGAACTGGAAGACCTGGGAGTGGAACTGGAAGTACCTGAACTACCATTCCCCCGCTTAGAATACGATGAAGTTGTTGATATCGTTAACTCCAAGGGAGTACCATTAAGGCACGGTGAAGACCTTTCCCGAGCTGCTGAAAAGGCACTGGGAGAAGTTATGGAAGGATATTACTTCATAACCAACTGGCCCAGTGAAATCAAACCATTCTATGTCTTACCCCATGAAGATGCACCCGAGAAAAGCTATGCCTTTGACCTGATGTACCGGGACCTGGAAATATCCTCTGGAGCAACCAGGGTACACCAGCATGACTTGCTGGTTGAACAGATAAAGAGCAAGGGACTTAACCCCGACTCATTCCAGCGTTACCTGGCAGCATTCGAGTATGGAATGCCACCACACGCAGGCTGGGGTCTGGGAGCAGAACGATTCACCATGTGCATCACAGGGATGAAAAACATCCGGGAAACCGTGCTCTTCCCAAGGGACAGGAGAAGGTTAACTCCTTAA
- a CDS encoding putative alternative 3-dehydroquinate synthase (PFAM: 3-dehydroquinate synthase) yields MKFAWIMAEGNVWDRKKQFITTALESGMDHIVDFSDVDNIRKLGNVKLISDIEGADVVLVGRNSEGDGTLIIPDDLSESKDLAAVKRLKRRDKKVAAYVEILTKKHEELATILGKDADYLILMGRDWKVIPLENIIAGLQGEKVKIIAAVADYDEAKLALETMEHGTDGVLLCPHEINQIKKVAELMEKIQSENYQLKPATITKVEPVGIGDRVCVDTCSMMQIGEGMLVGSYSQGLFLVHSESMESEYVASRPFRVNAGPVHAYVMTPGNKTKYLSELETGDEVLTVDQKGNSKVAIVGRVKIEKRPLMLVEAEYDGVVLRTLLQNAETIRLVSEDGKPTSVAELKVGDKIMIYLDPNARHFGMAIEETIIEK; encoded by the coding sequence ATGAAATTTGCATGGATAATGGCCGAAGGTAATGTATGGGATAGGAAAAAACAGTTCATTACCACTGCACTTGAATCAGGGATGGACCACATTGTTGACTTCAGCGATGTGGACAATATTCGCAAACTGGGTAATGTAAAGCTCATCTCCGATATAGAAGGCGCCGATGTGGTACTGGTTGGTCGTAACAGTGAAGGAGATGGCACCCTCATCATACCAGATGACCTCTCAGAATCCAAGGACCTGGCTGCCGTGAAAAGATTGAAAAGAAGGGATAAAAAGGTAGCAGCCTACGTGGAAATCCTCACCAAAAAACACGAAGAACTGGCCACCATACTCGGAAAAGATGCAGATTACCTCATCCTCATGGGCAGGGACTGGAAAGTCATACCCCTGGAAAATATAATCGCCGGCCTCCAGGGTGAGAAAGTTAAAATCATCGCAGCAGTAGCAGACTATGATGAGGCTAAACTGGCCCTGGAAACCATGGAACACGGAACCGATGGTGTCTTACTCTGCCCCCATGAAATCAACCAGATAAAAAAGGTAGCTGAGTTAATGGAGAAAATACAGAGCGAAAATTACCAGCTTAAACCAGCAACCATCACCAAGGTGGAACCAGTTGGTATTGGAGACCGGGTCTGTGTGGACACCTGCTCCATGATGCAGATAGGGGAAGGTATGCTGGTGGGATCCTACTCCCAGGGACTGTTCCTGGTGCACAGTGAGTCCATGGAAAGTGAATACGTTGCCTCACGACCTTTCCGGGTTAACGCCGGCCCAGTGCACGCCTACGTCATGACCCCGGGCAACAAAACCAAGTACCTCTCTGAACTGGAAACCGGAGATGAAGTCTTAACCGTGGACCAGAAGGGTAACAGCAAAGTAGCCATAGTGGGACGGGTTAAAATTGAAAAACGACCATTGATGCTGGTGGAAGCTGAATATGATGGAGTAGTTCTTAGAACTCTTCTTCAAAATGCAGAAACCATCCGCCTGGTCTCAGAAGATGGTAAACCTACTTCCGTGGCAGAACTGAAAGTGGGGGATAAGATAATGATCTATCTAGACCCTAATGCCCGGCACTTTGGAATGGCCATTGAAGAGACTATTATTGAAAAGTAA
- a CDS encoding CCA-adding enzyme (PFAM: Nucleotidyltransferase domain; tRNA nucleotidyltransferase, second domain~TIGRFAM: CCA-adding enzyme) codes for MIDFKQVLGDIEPSPEEVSKVHGLSNKLIEIINLNAHKGGIDAEAVLLGSVAKNTWISNGNNRDGKDLDIDIFIKFPLTTSLDDLKLQGLELAEKCIKEVNGTYEARYASHPYLTGTIEGYMVDFVPCYDIKDSSQLKSAVDRTLLHTQYIMTNLKPNQTQEVRLLKRFMKMVGTYGSEFKVGGFSGYLCELLVIHYGSFMDVLHGVFDHWKPGFEIDLVEYGTARLFKDPLVVVDPTDGNRNVSAALTLQKMAEFRVAAGNFLDDPKTSYFYPKTLKFNRKTIRDEFKNRETHSFILAFPAPDISADALHPQIQKTEKSLVKITENEDFLVMSSDSWSDEDKTCIILMEMNNWHLPPFKKHYGPMVWDDENGRRFLKKHPDSWTEGEQWVTLTKREYPDAHSLIQGTLTPDGIRNLRVGKHLKKKILEKYQLVDVLDLLIAEDADEDILKFLYCYLHKNELLSRD; via the coding sequence GTGATTGATTTTAAACAGGTTTTAGGCGATATTGAACCCTCACCAGAAGAGGTATCAAAGGTTCATGGTTTATCAAATAAATTAATTGAAATTATAAATCTTAATGCCCATAAAGGGGGTATTGATGCAGAGGCTGTGCTTTTAGGTTCAGTGGCCAAGAACACATGGATATCCAACGGCAATAACAGGGACGGCAAGGACTTGGATATTGATATTTTCATCAAATTCCCACTCACCACTTCTTTAGATGATCTGAAGCTTCAGGGCCTGGAACTTGCAGAAAAATGCATAAAAGAAGTTAATGGAACCTATGAAGCACGATACGCATCACACCCCTACCTCACCGGTACCATTGAAGGTTACATGGTTGATTTTGTTCCCTGTTATGATATTAAAGATTCCAGCCAACTGAAATCTGCAGTGGACCGCACACTCCTCCATACCCAGTACATCATGACTAATTTGAAACCCAACCAGACCCAGGAGGTTCGTCTCCTGAAACGCTTCATGAAGATGGTGGGAACCTATGGTTCTGAATTCAAGGTGGGTGGATTTTCAGGATATCTTTGTGAATTACTGGTAATTCATTACGGTTCCTTCATGGATGTTCTTCACGGGGTTTTTGACCACTGGAAACCAGGTTTTGAGATTGACCTCGTGGAATACGGCACTGCCCGATTATTTAAGGATCCCCTGGTGGTGGTGGATCCCACTGATGGAAACCGGAATGTTTCCGCTGCACTTACTCTGCAGAAAATGGCTGAGTTCCGTGTGGCAGCGGGTAATTTCCTGGATGATCCTAAAACATCATATTTTTATCCTAAAACTCTCAAATTCAATCGAAAAACCATCCGGGATGAATTTAAAAATAGGGAAACTCATTCATTCATCCTAGCCTTCCCTGCCCCAGATATTTCTGCAGATGCCCTGCACCCCCAGATCCAGAAGACTGAAAAATCGCTGGTGAAAATCACTGAAAATGAAGATTTCCTAGTTATGAGTAGTGATTCATGGAGTGATGAGGATAAAACCTGTATAATACTCATGGAAATGAATAACTGGCATCTTCCACCATTTAAAAAACATTACGGCCCCATGGTATGGGATGATGAAAATGGGAGGAGATTCCTTAAAAAGCATCCAGATTCATGGACCGAAGGTGAGCAGTGGGTTACACTAACCAAACGTGAATACCCTGATGCCCATTCCCTTATCCAGGGAACCCTCACACCAGATGGGATCAGGAATCTCAGGGTGGGCAAACATTTGAAGAAAAAAATCCTGGAAAAATACCAGCTGGTGGATGTTCTGGACCTGTTAATTGCCGAAGATGCAGATGAAGATATACTTAAATTCCTGTATTGCTACCTGCATAAGAATGAGCTTTTAAGTAGGGATTAA
- a CDS encoding 23S rRNA methylase, producing MINVVYDIKVYRHVLKDIIREDDVVVELGCHVGNSTSIISQLAPKGKIIALDKGPQSKKKLDELIKEVKTPIEFIQSDVRLHETLEEVTKKVNKLGGCDVLSVDLGGGYHPDTTFKVFFIWSSTLKPRNTIIRNRGLLDFIHSSSSSEVIRSENGWLESCGDDGIPPRLKELKLWSPKL from the coding sequence ATGATCAACGTAGTATACGATATCAAAGTTTATAGACATGTTCTAAAAGACATCATCAGAGAAGATGATGTGGTGGTGGAGCTGGGATGTCATGTGGGTAATTCCACCAGTATAATATCCCAGCTGGCACCAAAGGGTAAAATAATAGCCCTGGATAAAGGCCCACAATCTAAAAAAAAGTTAGATGAACTTATAAAAGAAGTTAAGACTCCCATTGAGTTTATCCAGAGCGATGTGCGTCTTCACGAGACTCTGGAAGAAGTGACTAAAAAGGTTAACAAATTAGGGGGTTGTGATGTTCTCTCGGTGGATCTGGGTGGGGGTTACCATCCGGACACCACCTTTAAAGTATTCTTCATTTGGTCATCAACTTTAAAACCTCGTAACACTATAATAAGAAACAGAGGTCTTTTAGATTTCATACACTCATCATCCAGCTCTGAGGTTATCAGGTCTGAAAATGGGTGGCTGGAGTCCTGTGGAGATGATGGCATCCCACCGCGATTAAAAGAACTAAAACTCTGGTCTCCAAAACTATAA
- a CDS encoding putative phospho-2-dehydro-3-deoxyheptonate aldolase (PFAM: DeoC/LacD family aldolase~TIGRFAM: predicted phospho-2-dehydro-3-deoxyheptonate aldolase), which yields MIGKKIRIERIINRKTGRCVIVPMDHGVSIGPVEGIIKMAETIDEVASGGANAVIMHKGMVGTGHRGYGRDIGLIIHLSASTALGPDPDHKVLVTSVEKAIQLGADAVSVHVNVGSEMEPEMLMHLGSISEICDDWGMPLIAMMYPRGKKIDNEHSAEVVKLASRAGAELGADIIKTNYTGDPDTFKEVIDGCPVPLVIAGGPRVETDRELLEMVKNSVDVGGAGVAIGRNIFQARSPQKTTRAIAEIVHNNLDVDEALKILNGR from the coding sequence ATGATAGGAAAGAAAATCAGGATTGAACGAATTATCAACCGAAAAACAGGGCGATGTGTTATTGTGCCCATGGACCACGGTGTTTCAATTGGACCTGTGGAAGGAATAATAAAAATGGCAGAGACCATTGACGAAGTGGCAAGCGGCGGTGCCAACGCTGTAATAATGCATAAAGGAATGGTTGGCACAGGACATCGTGGATATGGACGAGATATCGGACTGATTATTCATTTATCCGCCAGTACTGCCCTGGGACCCGACCCGGATCATAAAGTGCTGGTAACCTCCGTAGAAAAAGCCATCCAGCTAGGAGCAGACGCAGTATCAGTGCACGTAAACGTGGGATCAGAAATGGAACCCGAGATGTTAATGCACCTGGGAAGCATTTCCGAGATATGCGATGACTGGGGCATGCCACTCATTGCCATGATGTATCCCCGGGGCAAAAAAATCGACAACGAACACTCTGCAGAAGTAGTGAAACTTGCTTCCCGTGCTGGTGCTGAACTGGGAGCCGACATCATTAAAACCAACTACACCGGAGACCCGGACACATTCAAAGAAGTTATTGATGGCTGTCCAGTTCCACTGGTCATAGCTGGAGGACCCCGGGTTGAAACCGACCGAGAACTCCTGGAAATGGTGAAAAATTCAGTTGATGTTGGTGGAGCTGGTGTAGCAATAGGTAGAAACATTTTCCAGGCAAGATCACCACAAAAAACCACTAGAGCTATTGCCGAGATTGTTCACAATAACCTGGATGTTGATGAGGCCCTTAAAATCCTCAACGGCAGATAA
- a CDS encoding histidinol dehydrogenase (PFAM: Histidinol dehydrogenase~TIGRFAM: histidinol dehydrogenase): MKTIKIEDGNIRELLGRSQIDADSVMRIVNNIVSDVKNNGDESLRQYTKQFDGVDLKDFLIKEEDLKESLSKIEDDLVRSLKQAASNIRKFHQAQLPHEWSMEVDEGITAGQIVRPLERVGCYIPGGRAVYPSSILMTVIPAKVAGVSEIICCTPPGPDGKVEDIVLTAAYLAGADKVYRVGGAQAIAAMAYGTQTIPAVDKIVGPGNIFVTAAKKMVYGQVDIDFPAGPSEVLIIADETGNPDYITLDLLAQAEHDPQAASVLVTTSPELASSVNEKLQQELPLMKRKEIIAESLEENGMIIVVDTLDEAVWFSNEYAPEHLMIMTRDPEELVKDIKNAGSIFLGNLTPVAAGDYGSGTNHVLPTSFCARMYSGLSTESFLKKPTVQRLSRTGLNNLKSVVIPLAEYEGLYAHAESFKKRLDED, translated from the coding sequence ATGAAAACCATAAAAATTGAAGATGGAAACATAAGAGAACTCCTGGGAAGGTCACAGATAGACGCTGATTCTGTTATGAGGATTGTAAATAACATTGTTAGCGATGTTAAAAACAATGGAGACGAATCACTCCGTCAGTATACTAAACAGTTTGATGGGGTTGACTTAAAGGATTTTCTAATTAAAGAAGAAGACCTAAAAGAGAGTCTCAGTAAAATTGAAGATGACCTGGTTCGCAGTCTTAAACAGGCCGCATCTAATATCCGTAAATTCCACCAGGCCCAGCTACCCCATGAGTGGTCCATGGAAGTGGATGAAGGTATAACTGCGGGTCAGATTGTCCGACCTCTGGAGAGGGTGGGGTGTTACATACCTGGAGGGAGAGCTGTTTATCCTTCAAGCATTCTCATGACAGTCATTCCAGCTAAAGTCGCAGGAGTGAGTGAAATTATCTGTTGCACTCCGCCCGGTCCAGATGGAAAGGTGGAAGATATTGTTCTTACCGCAGCGTACCTTGCTGGTGCAGATAAAGTTTACAGGGTGGGAGGTGCCCAAGCCATTGCAGCAATGGCCTACGGAACCCAAACCATACCTGCTGTGGATAAGATCGTAGGACCCGGTAACATATTCGTTACTGCAGCTAAAAAGATGGTCTACGGTCAGGTGGATATTGATTTCCCTGCTGGACCCTCTGAGGTACTTATAATAGCTGATGAAACCGGTAATCCTGATTACATAACACTGGATCTTCTAGCACAGGCTGAGCACGACCCCCAGGCTGCATCAGTACTGGTGACCACATCCCCTGAACTGGCCAGCTCAGTGAATGAGAAACTGCAGCAAGAATTGCCCCTGATGAAACGGAAAGAGATCATTGCAGAGTCACTTGAGGAAAATGGAATGATCATCGTGGTGGATACACTGGATGAAGCTGTCTGGTTTTCCAATGAATACGCACCTGAACACCTGATGATCATGACACGTGATCCAGAGGAACTGGTTAAGGATATTAAAAATGCAGGTAGCATATTCCTTGGAAATTTAACACCAGTGGCAGCCGGTGATTATGGCTCAGGTACCAACCATGTCTTACCCACATCATTCTGTGCCCGTATGTACTCTGGACTCTCCACAGAGTCCTTCCTGAAAAAACCAACAGTTCAACGGTTATCCCGGACGGGTTTGAACAATCTCAAAAGTGTAGTCATCCCTTTAGCAGAATATGAAGGTTTATATGCTCATGCGGAGTCATTTAAAAAGCGTCTTGATGAGGACTAA
- a CDS encoding putative metal-binding protein (PFAM: Uncharacterised protein family UPF0058) — translation MYKDELIQLHQFLVYVLKHLDHEYEVKDECKDYLCLNISPHHIHRTKAEHKYAIFVLSNSISEIIAANNGGSSSNISNGLSELVKRSRKELIKFQNEDTLAAQKIKMQ, via the coding sequence ATGTACAAAGATGAACTTATACAGTTGCATCAATTTTTGGTATACGTTTTGAAGCATCTGGACCATGAGTATGAGGTGAAGGATGAGTGTAAGGATTATCTGTGCCTTAACATCAGCCCCCATCACATACACCGCACCAAAGCTGAACATAAATATGCTATTTTTGTATTGTCCAATTCTATTTCTGAGATCATTGCTGCCAATAACGGAGGAAGTTCTTCTAACATCTCCAATGGCCTCTCAGAACTGGTTAAACGGTCGCGGAAAGAACTCATAAAATTCCAGAATGAAGATACTTTGGCTGCCCAAAAAATAAAGATGCAATAA
- a CDS encoding 2''-5'' RNA ligase (PFAM: 2',5' RNA ligase family~TIGRFAM: 2'-5' RNA ligase), translated as MRAFIAVDVDSRLSYKIQKIQKELKKTRAPLKMVEPENLHFTFKFFGEISSSHADQIISIMLEKLEKYQSFPLHIKGTGVFPKMDYMRVIWLGIEDPNRFSELQKDLDQEFAKMGFKKEKSYIPHLTIARVKGPQNKELLKEKIMELESIEIGDMTLEKLVLKKSELTPVGPIYTDVKEFFI; from the coding sequence ATGAGAGCATTTATAGCAGTTGATGTGGATAGCAGGTTATCCTATAAAATACAGAAAATACAGAAGGAACTTAAGAAAACCCGCGCCCCATTGAAGATGGTGGAACCAGAAAACCTGCACTTCACCTTCAAATTCTTCGGTGAGATTTCATCATCCCATGCAGACCAGATAATCAGTATTATGCTGGAAAAACTGGAAAAGTACCAGTCATTTCCACTGCACATTAAGGGAACTGGTGTGTTCCCTAAAATGGATTACATGCGGGTTATATGGTTGGGAATTGAAGATCCAAACCGTTTTTCTGAGCTTCAAAAAGACCTTGACCAGGAATTTGCCAAGATGGGATTCAAAAAGGAAAAAAGTTACATACCCCACCTCACCATAGCCCGGGTGAAGGGTCCTCAAAATAAGGAACTCTTAAAAGAGAAGATAATGGAATTAGAGTCCATTGAAATCGGTGACATGACCCTGGAAAAACTGGTTTTAAAGAAGAGTGAACTCACCCCGGTTGGTCCCATATACACCGATGTTAAGGAATTCTTCATTTAA
- a CDS encoding DNA primase small subunit (PFAM: Eukaryotic and archaeal DNA primase small subunit~TIGRFAM: DNA primase, eukaryotic-type, small subunit, putative), which yields MIMDLKPATPNERRQYYREEWDVNDVPEFIRETLTQREFGFDHIGRGPNDRYRVFQNTDYLRKFMRVRTPFAAYSSVAFYHKPRRRDGWIKAELVFDVDAKDIPIRSCGCDNVCEICLKQAKDIVHGLIDTIKGDLGLSNIYVVYSGRGYHIRVLDDIVMGMDSDVRSQIVKYLVGSDVPRSEYSSHGMKYNLEHFTIPFGYPQVFTQRVKQALLNLNLDTEIDEVSKDIKKAVIKHRELLSEDQWGLFRKEIGPVRYSRLVKGIASLNLTLVDAKVSIDLKRILRLPSSLHSGVSMKSTLIKNLETFDPFQDAVPKFVYERKD from the coding sequence TTGATTATGGATCTAAAACCAGCCACCCCCAATGAACGCCGTCAGTACTACCGGGAAGAATGGGATGTAAATGATGTCCCTGAATTCATCCGTGAAACCCTCACCCAACGGGAGTTCGGTTTTGACCATATTGGCCGGGGACCCAATGACCGTTATCGTGTATTCCAGAATACAGATTATTTAAGGAAATTCATGCGGGTTAGAACACCTTTTGCCGCCTACTCTTCAGTGGCATTCTACCATAAACCCCGGCGCAGGGATGGATGGATAAAAGCAGAACTGGTATTTGATGTGGATGCCAAAGACATACCAATAAGATCCTGTGGTTGTGACAATGTCTGTGAAATATGTTTAAAACAGGCCAAGGACATTGTCCACGGACTGATAGACACCATTAAGGGTGATCTGGGGCTTTCTAATATTTATGTGGTTTATTCGGGTCGTGGTTATCATATAAGAGTGCTGGACGATATTGTGATGGGTATGGACAGTGACGTACGTAGCCAGATCGTTAAATATCTGGTGGGTTCTGATGTGCCACGTAGTGAATACTCCAGTCACGGGATGAAATACAACCTGGAACACTTCACCATACCCTTCGGCTACCCACAGGTATTCACCCAACGGGTTAAACAGGCCCTTTTGAACCTGAACCTCGACACAGAAATTGATGAAGTCAGCAAGGATATTAAGAAGGCAGTTATCAAACACAGGGAATTATTATCTGAAGACCAGTGGGGATTGTTCCGGAAAGAAATCGGTCCTGTGAGGTATTCCAGACTGGTTAAAGGGATAGCTTCGCTTAATTTGACACTGGTGGATGCCAAAGTTTCCATTGACCTGAAACGAATACTTAGATTACCATCATCCCTACACTCCGGTGTTAGTATGAAATCCACACTTATAAAGAACCTGGAAACATTTGACCCATTCCAGGATGCTGTTCCTAAATTTGTTTACGAAAGGAAGGATTAA
- a CDS encoding Protein of unknown function (DUF3467) (PFAM: Protein of unknown function (DUF3467)), with amino-acid sequence MAAEKDEVPIIINSEIKQIYVTGAFGGFTAHDMRIAFFNEAILPIDKPDEDFRVAKVADYEVIMSHTSAKELYMWLGKRIKEFEDITGPIERPTFKDPEKKAEAIKSIEKMKKSKKK; translated from the coding sequence ATGGCTGCAGAAAAAGATGAAGTTCCAATTATAATAAATTCTGAAATTAAACAAATTTATGTTACGGGAGCGTTTGGAGGATTCACTGCACATGACATGAGAATAGCTTTTTTTAATGAGGCTATCCTGCCAATCGATAAACCCGATGAAGATTTTAGAGTGGCTAAAGTAGCAGATTATGAAGTAATTATGTCACATACATCTGCTAAAGAATTATATATGTGGTTAGGGAAAAGGATAAAAGAATTTGAAGATATTACAGGACCTATTGAAAGACCTACATTTAAAGATCCTGAAAAAAAAGCTGAAGCAATCAAATCTATTGAAAAAATGAAAAAATCCAAGAAAAAATAG